From the Micromonospora sediminicola genome, one window contains:
- a CDS encoding DEDD exonuclease domain-containing protein, giving the protein MTRAEYVQEALAGLDRAAGSGVDPALPLYATTFVVVDLETTGGAPDGGGITEIGAVKVRGGEELGVLATLVNPGVPIPPFITVLTGITQAMLLPAPPIEQVLPSFLEFVTDAVLVAHNAPYDVGFLKAACAKHGYAWPNPRVLDTAALARRVLTRDEVPNRKLGTLAAYFRTATQPTHRALDDAKATVDVLHGLIGRLGGHRVDTVGEAIEFARAVTPTQRRKRHLAEGLPKVPGVYIFRAADDRPLYVGTSGDIATRVRSYFTAAEKRARISEMLAAAERVEAVECAHSLEAEVRELRLIAAHAPPYNRRSKYPERQVWLKLTDEAYPRLSIVRDLAPTDSAYLGPFRSRQAAELAAAGFHDAVPLRQCTHRLSRRTTMPACALAELGRCPAPCEHRITPEEYEHRAATPFRTATRDDPGVVVEALLARIEVLSAAQRYEEAAVARGRLVAVLRAAVRMQRLAALTGIAELAAARPAVRGGWELALVRHGRLAGAGVSPPGVHPRPTIAAIRATAETVLPGHGPVPAATAEETERILSWLERPETRLVEATDGWASPVGGAGRFRDLLAKAENGGSHQLSTERS; this is encoded by the coding sequence GTGACGCGAGCGGAGTACGTCCAGGAGGCGTTGGCCGGTCTGGACCGGGCGGCGGGCAGCGGGGTCGACCCCGCGTTGCCGCTCTACGCGACCACCTTCGTGGTGGTCGACCTGGAGACCACCGGCGGCGCGCCGGACGGCGGGGGGATCACCGAGATCGGCGCGGTGAAGGTCCGTGGCGGCGAGGAGCTGGGCGTGCTCGCCACGTTGGTCAACCCCGGGGTGCCGATCCCGCCGTTCATCACCGTGCTGACCGGCATCACCCAGGCGATGCTGCTGCCCGCCCCGCCGATCGAGCAGGTGCTGCCGAGCTTCCTGGAGTTCGTCACCGACGCCGTGCTGGTCGCCCACAACGCCCCCTACGACGTCGGCTTCCTCAAGGCCGCCTGCGCCAAGCACGGCTACGCGTGGCCCAACCCCCGGGTGCTGGACACCGCCGCGCTGGCCCGGCGGGTGCTCACCCGCGACGAGGTGCCCAACCGCAAGCTGGGCACCCTCGCGGCCTACTTCCGCACCGCCACCCAACCCACCCACCGGGCCCTGGACGACGCCAAGGCCACCGTCGACGTGCTGCACGGGCTGATCGGCCGCCTCGGCGGGCACCGGGTGGACACCGTCGGCGAGGCGATCGAGTTCGCCCGCGCGGTCACCCCCACCCAGCGGCGCAAACGGCACCTGGCCGAGGGGCTGCCGAAGGTCCCCGGGGTCTACATCTTCCGGGCCGCCGACGACCGGCCGCTCTACGTGGGCACCTCCGGCGACATCGCCACCCGGGTCCGCAGCTACTTCACCGCCGCGGAGAAGCGGGCCCGGATCTCCGAGATGCTGGCCGCCGCCGAGCGGGTGGAGGCGGTCGAGTGCGCCCACTCGCTGGAGGCGGAGGTCCGCGAGCTACGGCTGATCGCGGCGCACGCGCCGCCGTACAATCGCCGGTCGAAGTATCCCGAGCGCCAGGTGTGGCTGAAGCTCACCGACGAGGCGTACCCCCGGTTGTCGATCGTGCGCGACCTCGCGCCCACCGACTCGGCCTACCTCGGCCCGTTCCGGTCCCGGCAGGCGGCCGAGCTGGCCGCCGCCGGCTTCCACGACGCGGTGCCGCTGCGCCAGTGCACCCACCGGCTCTCCCGGCGCACCACCATGCCGGCCTGCGCGCTGGCCGAGCTGGGTCGCTGCCCGGCGCCCTGCGAGCACAGGATCACCCCGGAGGAGTACGAGCACCGCGCGGCCACCCCGTTCCGCACCGCCACGCGCGACGACCCCGGGGTGGTGGTCGAGGCCCTGCTCGCCCGGATCGAGGTGCTGTCCGCGGCCCAGCGCTACGAGGAGGCCGCGGTGGCGCGGGGCCGGCTGGTCGCGGTGCTGCGCGCGGCGGTCCGGATGCAGCGGCTGGCCGCGCTGACCGGCATCGCCGAGCTGGCCGCCGCCCGACCGGCCGTCCGGGGCGGCTGGGAGCTGGCGCTGGTCCGGCACGGCCGGCTGGCCGGGGCCGGGGTGTCCCCGCCGGGTGTCCACCCGCGACCGACGATCGCCGCGATCCGGGCCACCGCCGAGACGGTGCTGCCCGGGCACGGGCCGGTGCCGGCGGCCACCGCCGAGGAGACCGAACGGATCCTGTCCTGGTTGGAGCGACCGGAGACCCGGCTCGTCGAGGCGACCGACGGATGGGCCTCCCCGGTGGGCGGCGCGGG
- a CDS encoding NYN domain-containing protein, with amino-acid sequence MPLTEPHDDRTSPEEPVVGAPGAGEEPSTTVEPEPTLPEPVRQRIVTLTAAVLPGLPADEVPVPLRRVAKFAPNRRARLGAPAIAAQLTADPLFRQRVTARVLADAGDLGAAVVEGTAPAAADPVEVAALAYLARPRGWRELIDASGEAVRAEADSAVVAELVREAEQRATRAEHDRAVARVEAEKLRDELARVREELGQLREEARQLARTLRETQARERKATELLATERGRAARAAADADAELRRARARLAEAEAAAGVARASAKEARSVDDARLWLLLETIGQAAVGLRRELALDPVDTLPADFVADAFADQPGAAPAGAATRARDTDDPARLDQLLALPRAHLVVDGYNVTKRGFGEMSLEQQRKRLITGLGGIAAQTGDEVTVVFDGAERIHGLPPAPRGVRVLFSRKGETADELIRRLVRAEPAGRPVVVVSSDREVADGVRRHGAYPLGADSLLRRLARS; translated from the coding sequence ATGCCCCTCACCGAGCCGCACGACGACCGCACCTCCCCGGAGGAGCCGGTGGTCGGTGCGCCCGGAGCCGGTGAGGAACCGTCGACCACGGTCGAGCCCGAGCCCACTCTCCCCGAGCCGGTCCGCCAGCGGATCGTCACGCTGACCGCCGCCGTGCTGCCCGGCCTGCCCGCCGACGAGGTGCCGGTGCCGCTGCGCCGGGTCGCCAAGTTCGCCCCGAACCGCCGGGCCCGGCTCGGCGCCCCGGCGATCGCCGCCCAGCTCACCGCCGACCCGCTGTTCCGGCAGCGGGTCACCGCCCGGGTGCTGGCCGACGCCGGCGACCTCGGCGCGGCCGTGGTGGAGGGCACCGCGCCGGCCGCGGCCGACCCGGTCGAGGTGGCCGCCCTGGCCTACCTGGCCCGACCAAGGGGTTGGCGGGAACTCATCGACGCCAGCGGCGAGGCGGTACGCGCCGAGGCGGACAGCGCGGTCGTGGCCGAGCTGGTGCGGGAGGCCGAACAGCGGGCCACCCGGGCCGAGCACGACCGGGCGGTGGCCCGGGTCGAGGCCGAGAAGCTCCGCGACGAGCTGGCCCGGGTCCGGGAGGAGCTGGGCCAGCTCCGCGAGGAGGCGCGCCAGTTGGCCCGTACCCTGCGGGAGACCCAGGCCCGGGAGCGCAAGGCCACCGAACTGCTGGCCACCGAGCGCGGCCGGGCGGCCCGCGCGGCGGCCGACGCGGACGCCGAGCTGCGCCGCGCCCGGGCCCGGCTGGCCGAGGCGGAGGCCGCCGCCGGCGTGGCCCGGGCCAGCGCCAAGGAGGCCCGCTCCGTCGACGACGCCCGGTTGTGGCTGCTGCTGGAGACGATCGGTCAGGCCGCGGTCGGGCTGCGCCGGGAGCTGGCGCTCGACCCGGTCGACACGCTGCCGGCCGACTTCGTCGCCGACGCGTTCGCCGACCAGCCGGGAGCCGCGCCGGCCGGCGCCGCGACCCGGGCCCGCGACACGGACGACCCGGCCCGCCTCGACCAGCTCCTCGCCCTGCCCCGGGCACACCTGGTGGTGGACGGCTACAACGTCACCAAACGCGGCTTCGGCGAGATGTCGCTGGAGCAGCAGCGCAAGCGGCTGATCACCGGCCTGGGCGGGATCGCCGCGCAGACCGGGGACGAGGTCACCGTCGTCTTCGACGGGGCCGAGCGGATCCACGGCCTGCCCCCGGCGCCGCGCGGCGTACGCGTGCTCTTCTCCCGCAAGGGGGAGACCGCCGACGAGCTGATCCGGCGGCTGGTCCGCGCCGAGCCGGCCGGCCGCCCGGTGGTGGTGGTCTCCTCGGACCGGGAGGTCGCCGACGGGGTCCGCCGCCACGGCGCGTACCCGCTCGGGGCCGACTCCCTGCTGCGCCGCCTCGCCCGCTCCTGA
- a CDS encoding M48 family metallopeptidase — translation MTPRGWAVLSLAGLAVALVVAVVLLVPWGRPPAPRADQLAALRSLPVDQVARGRAFHDALRPAGWSALAVGLVVALLLGLTPLGGRLVELAGRPFGGHWVAQAVLGGLAVMFLADLLTLPFSAWRRTVLVRYGLSTQGWGGWAVDLLKSYAVSAVIGALVLLGFYTVVRLAPRWWWAFGAAGAAALVVVLSFVLPVLVEPVFNRFTPMEPGPLRTELTSMAARDGVPVRDVLVADASRRTRAVNAYVSGLGPTRRVVVYDTLLREAEPAEVTSVVAHELGHAKDRDVWTGTVLGALGAAAAVVALYLVGSWTPLLRLAGVDSIAQPRAFPLLIALVTVAGLLATPVQALVSRRVEARADAHALALTGDPTTFEAMQRRLAGVNLSDPDPPRWEYLWSASHPSTVERMAAARAYARETGR, via the coding sequence GTGACCCCGCGCGGTTGGGCGGTGCTGAGCCTGGCCGGGCTGGCGGTCGCGCTGGTCGTGGCCGTCGTGCTGCTGGTGCCGTGGGGCCGGCCGCCGGCTCCCCGGGCGGACCAGCTCGCCGCGTTGCGGTCGCTCCCGGTCGACCAGGTCGCCCGGGGTCGGGCGTTCCACGACGCGTTGCGTCCGGCCGGCTGGTCGGCGCTCGCGGTCGGGCTGGTGGTGGCGCTGCTGCTCGGACTCACCCCGCTGGGTGGGCGCCTGGTCGAGCTGGCCGGCCGGCCCTTCGGCGGCCACTGGGTCGCGCAGGCCGTGCTCGGCGGGCTGGCCGTCATGTTCCTCGCCGACCTGCTCACGCTGCCCTTCTCGGCCTGGCGTCGCACCGTGCTGGTCCGCTACGGGCTGAGCACCCAGGGCTGGGGCGGCTGGGCGGTCGACCTGCTCAAGTCGTACGCGGTCAGCGCGGTCATCGGGGCGCTGGTGCTGCTCGGCTTCTACACGGTGGTGCGGCTCGCCCCCCGCTGGTGGTGGGCGTTCGGCGCGGCCGGCGCCGCCGCCCTGGTGGTCGTGCTGTCGTTCGTGCTGCCGGTGCTGGTCGAGCCGGTCTTCAACCGGTTCACCCCGATGGAGCCGGGCCCGCTGCGTACGGAGTTGACCAGCATGGCGGCCCGGGACGGGGTCCCGGTGCGCGACGTGCTGGTCGCCGACGCCTCCCGACGGACCCGGGCGGTCAACGCCTACGTCTCCGGGCTCGGACCGACCCGGCGGGTCGTGGTCTACGACACCCTGCTGCGCGAGGCCGAGCCGGCGGAGGTGACCAGCGTGGTCGCGCACGAGCTGGGGCACGCGAAGGACCGGGACGTCTGGACCGGCACCGTGCTCGGCGCGCTCGGCGCCGCCGCCGCGGTGGTGGCCCTCTACCTGGTCGGCTCGTGGACGCCGCTGTTGCGGCTGGCGGGCGTCGACTCCATCGCCCAGCCCCGCGCGTTCCCGCTGCTGATCGCGTTGGTCACGGTGGCCGGTCTGCTCGCCACCCCGGTGCAGGCGCTGGTCTCCCGTCGGGTGGAGGCCCGCGCCGACGCGCACGCGCTGGCGCTCACCGGCGACCCGACGACGTTCGAGGCGATGCAGCGTCGCCTGGCCGGGGTCAACCTGTCCGACCCCGACCCGCCGCGCTGGGAGTACCTGTGGTCGGCGTCCCACCCGTCCACCGTGGAGCGGATGGCCGCCGCCCGCGCCTACGCCAGGGAGACCGGCCGATGA
- a CDS encoding glycosyltransferase family 4 protein: MSRTLLITNDFPPRPGGIQSFVHNLAVRQPAGSVVVYASSWRGAEKFDADQPFEVVRERTKVLLPTPLVARRAARLARAYDCDTVWFGAAAPLGLLASGLRRRAGIRRAVALTHGHEVGWAALPGARAALRRIGRGMDVTTYLGEYTRVRLARALDGLTELRRLAPGVDVDTYHPGVDGGQVRLRLGLADRPVVVCVSRLVPRKGQDMLIRALPEIRRRVPDAALLVVGGGPYRATLEKLARQVGVERDVVFTGSVPTAELPAHYAAGDVYAMPCRTRNRGLDVEGLGIVYLEASATGLPVVAGDSGGAPDAVRDGETGYVVRGRDVAQLADRVSALLADRDLAQQFGAAGRAWVEREWRWETQAERMAALLAG, translated from the coding sequence ATGAGCCGCACCTTGCTGATCACCAACGACTTTCCGCCCCGCCCCGGCGGCATCCAGTCCTTCGTGCACAACCTGGCCGTACGCCAGCCCGCCGGGTCGGTGGTGGTCTACGCGTCGAGCTGGCGCGGCGCGGAGAAGTTCGACGCCGACCAGCCGTTCGAGGTGGTCCGTGAACGCACCAAGGTGCTGCTGCCCACCCCGCTGGTGGCGCGGCGGGCGGCCCGGCTGGCCCGGGCGTACGACTGCGACACGGTGTGGTTCGGCGCGGCGGCCCCGCTGGGGCTGCTGGCGTCCGGGCTGCGTCGGCGGGCCGGGATCCGCCGGGCGGTGGCGCTGACCCACGGGCACGAGGTCGGCTGGGCCGCGCTGCCCGGCGCCCGCGCCGCGCTGCGCCGCATCGGCCGGGGCATGGACGTGACCACCTACCTCGGCGAGTACACCCGGGTCCGGCTGGCCCGGGCGCTGGACGGGCTCACCGAGCTGCGCCGGCTCGCGCCCGGCGTGGATGTGGACACCTACCACCCGGGCGTGGACGGCGGGCAGGTCCGGCTGCGGCTGGGGCTCGCCGACCGGCCGGTGGTGGTGTGCGTGTCGCGGCTGGTGCCGCGCAAGGGGCAGGACATGCTGATCCGGGCGTTGCCCGAGATCCGCCGGCGGGTGCCGGACGCCGCGCTGCTGGTCGTCGGCGGCGGGCCCTACCGGGCGACGTTGGAGAAGCTGGCCCGACAGGTCGGGGTGGAGCGGGACGTGGTCTTCACCGGCTCGGTGCCCACCGCCGAGCTGCCCGCGCACTACGCGGCCGGTGACGTCTACGCGATGCCCTGCCGCACCCGCAACCGGGGACTGGACGTGGAGGGCCTCGGCATCGTCTACCTGGAGGCGAGCGCGACCGGGCTGCCGGTGGTGGCCGGTGACTCCGGCGGCGCGCCGGACGCCGTCCGCGACGGGGAGACCGGGTACGTGGTCCGGGGCCGGGACGTGGCCCAACTCGCCGACCGGGTGTCCGCCCTGCTCGCCGACCGCGACCTGGCGCAACAGTTCGGCGCTGCCGGACGCGCCTGGGTGGAGCGGGAGTGGCGCTGGGAGACCCAGGCCGAGCGGATGGCCGCCCTGCTCGCCGGCTGA
- a CDS encoding MMPL family transporter produces MSPHRMAGLPAGRRGKYAVLVLWLVLLAVAGPLALKLGETQDNSTLGALPPRVESSRAAQRAEAAFPESRRQLAVAVYVRDTGLTAADRARVDADRTAFAGYADGGVVSPPVPSADGRALLFSLPVTADERRRADAVSAMKDRLAEGVPGLRTALTGDAAAESDIWDAFDGMDGALLLATAVTVALLLLVTYRSPVLWLVPLLAVGVANQLAGATVYLLARHAGLAVDFQSQTILTVLVFGVGVDYALLLIARYREELRRHADRHAAMAVALRRSYGAVCASAATVALGLLCLVAADLPATRGLGPVGAVGIVAALLAMTTLLPAVLVLCGRWLFWPFVPRHTPGADERDRTADHGVWRRVAGLVGRRPRLVWVGTAAALVALTLGIGNLALGLPDDESFTTEVGSVTGQRLVAAHYPGGSTAPVEVLAAAGAADRVVDAVRAVPGVAEVGGPQRSADGRWVRVTAVLAAAPDSAPARDTVSRLRTEVHAVPDAQALVGGRTATLLDERRTVDRDNRVVIPLVLAVVLVILVLLLRALVAPLLLMASVVLSYAAAMGAAGLLLDLMGHPRLFVGVPLQAFLFLVALGVDYTIFLMTRAREETASIGHRPGTLRALTVTGGVITSAGVVLAATFGALLVLPLVPSVQMGVIVAVGILLDTLLVRSLLIPALTLDLGARTWWPGRLSRRPVATAPSPAAERAALRV; encoded by the coding sequence ATGTCCCCGCACCGAATGGCCGGGCTGCCCGCCGGCCGCCGCGGCAAGTACGCCGTCCTCGTGCTCTGGCTGGTGCTGCTCGCGGTCGCCGGGCCGCTCGCGCTGAAGCTGGGCGAGACGCAGGACAACTCGACGCTCGGCGCGTTGCCGCCCCGCGTCGAGAGCAGCCGCGCCGCGCAGCGGGCCGAGGCCGCCTTCCCCGAGTCCCGCCGGCAGCTGGCCGTCGCCGTCTACGTCCGCGACACCGGCCTCACCGCCGCCGACCGGGCCCGGGTCGACGCCGACCGGACGGCCTTCGCCGGGTACGCCGACGGCGGCGTGGTCTCCCCTCCGGTGCCGAGCGCGGACGGCCGGGCGCTGCTGTTCTCGCTGCCGGTCACCGCCGACGAGCGGCGGCGCGCCGACGCGGTGAGCGCCATGAAGGACCGCCTCGCCGAGGGCGTGCCGGGGCTGCGGACCGCGCTGACCGGCGACGCGGCCGCCGAGAGCGACATCTGGGACGCGTTCGACGGGATGGACGGCGCGTTGCTGCTGGCCACCGCCGTCACCGTCGCCCTGCTCCTGCTGGTCACCTACCGCAGCCCGGTGCTGTGGCTGGTGCCGCTGCTCGCGGTGGGCGTCGCCAACCAGCTCGCCGGCGCCACCGTCTACCTGTTGGCCCGGCACGCCGGTCTGGCCGTGGACTTCCAGAGCCAGACCATCCTCACCGTGCTGGTCTTCGGCGTCGGCGTGGACTACGCCCTGCTGCTCATCGCCCGCTACCGGGAGGAGCTGCGCCGGCACGCCGACCGGCACGCCGCGATGGCGGTCGCGCTGCGTCGGTCGTACGGTGCGGTCTGCGCCTCCGCGGCGACCGTCGCGCTCGGCCTGCTCTGCCTCGTCGCGGCGGACCTGCCCGCCACCCGCGGCCTGGGCCCGGTCGGCGCGGTCGGCATCGTGGCCGCGCTGCTGGCGATGACCACGTTGCTGCCGGCGGTGCTCGTCCTGTGCGGCCGGTGGCTGTTCTGGCCGTTCGTGCCGCGCCACACCCCCGGCGCGGACGAGCGGGACCGCACCGCCGACCACGGGGTGTGGCGGCGGGTCGCCGGCCTGGTCGGTCGCCGGCCGCGCCTGGTCTGGGTGGGCACCGCCGCGGCCCTGGTCGCGCTGACCCTCGGGATCGGCAACCTCGCCCTCGGCCTGCCCGACGACGAGTCCTTCACCACCGAGGTCGGCTCGGTCACCGGCCAGCGGCTGGTCGCCGCCCACTACCCGGGCGGGTCGACCGCGCCGGTCGAGGTGCTGGCCGCCGCCGGCGCGGCCGACCGGGTGGTGGACGCGGTCCGCGCGGTGCCGGGCGTCGCGGAGGTGGGCGGCCCGCAGCGGTCCGCCGACGGCCGATGGGTACGCGTCACCGCGGTGCTCGCCGCCGCTCCGGACAGCGCCCCGGCCCGGGACACCGTGAGCCGGCTGCGGACCGAGGTGCACGCGGTGCCCGACGCGCAGGCGCTGGTCGGGGGGCGCACCGCCACGCTGCTCGACGAGCGGCGCACGGTGGACCGGGACAACCGGGTGGTCATCCCGCTGGTGCTCGCCGTCGTCCTGGTGATCCTGGTGCTCCTGCTGCGCGCGCTGGTCGCGCCGCTGCTGCTGATGGCGAGCGTGGTGCTGTCGTACGCGGCGGCGATGGGCGCGGCCGGGCTGCTGCTGGACCTGATGGGCCACCCACGGCTGTTCGTCGGGGTGCCGCTGCAGGCGTTCCTGTTCCTGGTCGCCCTCGGCGTCGACTACACGATCTTCCTGATGACCCGCGCGCGGGAGGAAACCGCGTCGATCGGGCACCGGCCCGGGACGCTGCGGGCGCTCACCGTCACCGGCGGTGTGATCACCAGCGCCGGGGTGGTGCTGGCGGCCACCTTCGGCGCCCTGCTGGTGCTGCCGCTGGTGCCGTCGGTGCAGATGGGGGTGATCGTGGCGGTCGGCATCCTGCTCGACACGCTCCTGGTGCGCAGCCTGCTGATCCCGGCGCTGACCCTGGACCTGGGCGCGCGTACCTGGTGGCCGGGGCGGCTGTCCCGTCGGCCGGTGGCCACGGCGCCGTCGCCCGCGGCCGAGCGGGCCGCGCTGCGGGTCTGA
- a CDS encoding sensor histidine kinase — translation MRVLLRTWLRPGAVTAAQGLLIALLSLTTHVALFVLSLAALVLIPAFGVGFALFPVVTAGVRVCAGLHRRLAGWGGVGMATPYLPAPAGAQFGTWRRFRWVVADPATWRDLAWLLPGAVTGAVCLAAFALPLYGLEGMVGVPLVLHTFDVWYGYGPFWPVDNLVEALLCFPLGALLLAVGVAAGRWLVWLHVTFAGFFLPPTRSAELALRVRQLTATRAETVDAQAAELRRIERDLHDGAQARLVALSMSIGLAEQLVRDDPEAVRRLLAEARETSGQALAELRGLVRGIHPPVLAERGLPGAVRALALAVPLPVDVTVELPGRPAAPVESAAYFAVAEALANVGKHSGATRAWVELRHAGGRLSVVVGDDGRGGAEAAAGGGLAGTGRRLAAFDGTMTVTSPVGGPTVISMELPCELSSPRTSPSSGTG, via the coding sequence GTGCGCGTACTGCTTCGGACCTGGCTGCGGCCCGGCGCGGTGACCGCCGCCCAGGGGCTGCTGATCGCGCTGCTGTCGCTGACCACGCACGTGGCCCTGTTCGTGCTGTCGCTGGCCGCGCTGGTGCTGATCCCGGCGTTCGGCGTCGGCTTCGCCCTCTTCCCGGTGGTCACCGCCGGGGTACGGGTCTGCGCCGGGCTGCACCGCCGGCTGGCCGGGTGGGGCGGCGTCGGGATGGCCACGCCGTACCTGCCGGCGCCGGCCGGCGCGCAGTTCGGCACGTGGCGGCGGTTCCGCTGGGTGGTGGCCGACCCGGCGACCTGGCGGGACCTGGCCTGGCTGCTGCCCGGCGCGGTCACCGGCGCGGTGTGCCTGGCCGCGTTCGCCCTCCCGCTGTACGGCCTGGAGGGGATGGTCGGCGTCCCGCTGGTGCTGCACACCTTCGACGTCTGGTACGGCTACGGCCCGTTCTGGCCGGTCGACAACCTGGTGGAGGCGCTGCTCTGCTTCCCGCTCGGCGCGTTGCTGCTGGCCGTCGGCGTGGCGGCCGGTCGCTGGCTGGTCTGGCTGCACGTGACGTTCGCCGGGTTCTTCCTGCCGCCGACGCGCAGCGCCGAGCTGGCCCTGCGGGTGCGGCAGTTGACCGCCACCCGGGCCGAGACGGTGGACGCGCAGGCCGCCGAGCTGCGTCGGATCGAACGGGACCTGCACGACGGCGCGCAGGCCCGGCTGGTCGCGCTGAGCATGAGCATCGGCCTGGCCGAGCAACTGGTGCGGGACGACCCGGAGGCGGTCCGTCGGCTGCTCGCCGAGGCCCGGGAGACCAGCGGGCAGGCGCTGGCCGAGCTGCGCGGGCTGGTGCGCGGCATCCACCCGCCGGTGCTCGCCGAGCGGGGCCTGCCCGGCGCGGTACGGGCGCTGGCGCTGGCCGTGCCGCTGCCGGTGGACGTCACCGTCGAGCTGCCCGGCCGGCCGGCGGCCCCGGTCGAGTCGGCCGCGTACTTCGCGGTGGCCGAGGCGCTGGCGAACGTGGGCAAGCACAGCGGGGCGACCCGCGCCTGGGTGGAGCTGCGGCACGCCGGCGGACGGCTGTCGGTGGTGGTCGGTGACGACGGCCGGGGCGGCGCGGAGGCGGCGGCGGGCGGCGGGTTGGCCGGGACGGGGCGTCGGCTGGCCGCGTTCGATGGGACGATGACGGTGACCAGTCCGGTGGGTGGGCCCACCGTCATCAGCATGGAGCTGCCGTGCGAGTTGTCATCGCCGAGGACCTCGCCCTCCTCCGGGACGGGCTGA
- a CDS encoding response regulator: protein MRVVIAEDLALLRDGLTRILEAFGCQVVAAVDNGPSVLPALTAHRPDVAVIDVRLPPTFTDEGLQAAVRARAELPGLPVLVLSQHVEQLYARELLADRRGGVGYLLKDRVSHVDQFVDAVRRVAAGGTVMDPEVVAQLLARRAGAEPLDELTPREREVLGLMAEGRSNAAVAARLFVTEKAVDKHINSIFSKLRMPPSGDDNRRVLAVLAYLDGADTRRLPS, encoded by the coding sequence GTGCGAGTTGTCATCGCCGAGGACCTCGCCCTCCTCCGGGACGGGCTGACCCGGATCCTGGAGGCGTTCGGCTGCCAGGTGGTGGCGGCCGTCGACAACGGACCGTCGGTGCTGCCGGCGCTGACCGCGCACCGGCCGGACGTCGCGGTCATCGACGTCCGGTTGCCGCCGACGTTCACCGACGAGGGGTTGCAGGCGGCGGTGCGGGCCCGCGCCGAGCTGCCCGGGCTGCCGGTGCTGGTGCTGTCCCAGCACGTCGAGCAGCTCTACGCCCGGGAGCTGCTCGCCGACCGGCGCGGCGGGGTCGGCTACCTGCTCAAGGACCGGGTGTCGCACGTGGACCAGTTCGTCGACGCGGTGCGCCGGGTCGCCGCCGGCGGCACCGTGATGGACCCGGAGGTGGTCGCGCAGCTGCTGGCCCGCCGAGCCGGCGCGGAGCCGCTCGACGAGCTGACCCCGCGGGAGCGGGAGGTGCTCGGCCTGATGGCCGAGGGCCGGTCGAACGCGGCCGTCGCCGCCCGGCTGTTCGTCACCGAGAAGGCCGTCGACAAGCACATCAACAGCATCTTCAGCAAGCTGCGGATGCCGCCGTCCGGCGACGACAACCGGCGGGTGCTGGCCGTCCTGGCCTACCTGGACGGGGCGGACACCCGACGCCTCCCGAGCTGA